One window from the genome of Acanthochromis polyacanthus isolate Apoly-LR-REF ecotype Palm Island chromosome 21, KAUST_Apoly_ChrSc, whole genome shotgun sequence encodes:
- the LOC110969581 gene encoding myosin heavy chain, fast skeletal muscle, with protein sequence MSTDAEMEVYGPAAIFLRKPEKERIEAQTAPFDAKTAYFVADADEMYLKGKLTKKEGGKATVETDSGKTLTVKEDDIHPRNPPKFDKIEDMAMMTHLNEPCVLYNLKERYASWMIYTYSGLFCVVVNPYKWLPVYDAVVVGGYRGKKRIEAPPHIFSISDNAYQFMLTDRENQSILITGESGAGKTVNTKRVIQYFATIAALGAKKAEPTPGKMQGSLEDQIVAANPLLEAYGNAKTVRNDNSSRFGKFIRIHFGSSGKLASADIETYLLEKSRVTFQLSAERSYHIFYQLMTGHKPELLEALLITTNPYDYPMISQGEITVKSINDVEEFIATDTAIDILGFTAEEKIGIYKLTGAVMHHGNMKFKQKQREEQAEPDGTEVADKIAYLLGLNSADMLKALCYPRVKVGNEMVTKGQTVPQVNNAVSALCKSIYEKMFLWMVIRINEMLDTKQPRQFFIGVLDIAGFEIFDFNSLEQLCINFTNEKLQQFFNHHMFVLEQEEYKKEGIEWEFIDFGMDLAACIELIEKPMGIFSILEEECMFPKASDTTFKNKLHDQHLGKTKAFEKPKPGKGKAEAHFALVHYAGTVDYNITGWLDKNKDPLNDSVVQLYQKSANKLLSFLYAAHAGAEEASGGGGGKKGGKKKGGSFQTVSALFRENLGKLMTNLRSTHPHFVRCLIPNETKTPGLMENFLVIHQLRCNGVLEGIRICRKGFPSRILYGDFKQRYKVLNASVIPEGQFIDNKKASEKLLGSIDVDHTQYKFGHTKVFFKAGLLGTLEEMRDEKLASLVTMTQALCRGYVMRKEFVKMMERRESIYSIQYNIRSFMNVKNWPWLKLYFKIKPLLKSAETEKELQQMKDNYDKMQSDLAAALAKKKELEEKMVSLLQEKNDLQLQVAAEVENLSDAEERCEGLIKSKIQLEAKLKETSERLEDEEEINAELTAKKRKLEDECSELKKDIDDLELTLAKVEKEKHATENKVKNLTEEMATQDESIAKLTKEKKALQESHQQTLDDLQAEEDKVNTLTKAKTKLEQQVDDLEGSLEQEKKLRMDLERAKRKLEGDLKLAQESIMDLENDKQQSDEKIKKKDFETSQLLSKIEDEQSLGAQLQKKIKELQARIEELEEEIEAERAARAKVEKQRADLSRELEEISERLEEAGGATAAQIEMNKKREAEFQKLRRDLEESTLQHESTAAALRKKQADSVAELGEQIDNLQRVKQKLEKEKSEYKMEIDDLSSNMEAVAKSKGNLEKMCRTLEDQLSELKAKNDENVRQLNDINAQRARLQTENGEFSRQLEEKEALVSQLTRGKQAFTQQIEELKRHIEEEVKAKNALAHGVQSARHDCDLLREQFEEEQEAKAELQRGMSKANSEVAQWRSKYETDAIQRTEELEDAKKKLAQRLQDAEESIEAVNSKCASLEKTKQRLQGEVEDLMIDVERANALAANLDKKQRNFDKVLAEWKQKYEEGQAELEGAQKEARSLSTELFKMKNSYEEALDHLETMKRENKNLQQEISDLTEQIGETGKSIHELEKAKKTVETEKSEIQSALEEAEGTLEHEEAKILRVQLELNQVKGEVDRKLAEKDEEMEQIKRNSQRVIDSMQSNLDAEVRSRNDALRVKKKMEGDLNEMEIQLSHANRQAAESQKQLRNVQGQLKDAQLHLDDAVRGQEDMKEQVAMVERRNGLMVAEIDELRAALEQTERGRKVAEQELVDASERVGLLHSQNTSLLNTKKKLESDLVQVQGEVDDAVQEARNAEDKAKKAITDAAMMAEELKKEQDTSAHLERMKKNLEVTVKDLQHRLDEAENLAMKGGKKQLQKLESRVRELETEVEGEQRRGADAVKGVRKYERRVKELTYQTEEDKKNMNRLQDLVDKLQLKVKAYKRQSEEAEEQANTHMSRLRKVQHELEEAQERADIAESQVNKLRAKSRDAGKSESAE encoded by the exons ATGAGCACGGACGCAGAGATGGAGGTCTACGGACCTGCAGCCATTTTCCTCCGGAAGCCAGAAAAGGAGAGGATTGAGGCACAGACTGCTCCATTTGATGCCAAAACAGCCTACTTTGTGGCTGATGCTGATGAGATGTATCTTAAGGGTAAACTCACCAAAAAGGAGGGTGGCAAAGCCACGGTTGAGACAGATTCAGGAAAG actctCACTGTAAAAGAGGATGACATCCATCCCAGGAACCCTCCAAAGTTTGACAAGATTGAGGACATGGCCATGATGACCCACCTCAATGAACCTTGTGTGTTGTATAACCTCAAAGAGCGTTATGCATCATGGATGATCTAC ACCTACTCTGGGTTGTTCTGCGTCGTTGTGAATCCCTACAAGTGGCTTCCTGTGTATGATGCTGTAGTAGTGGGTGGATACAGAGGCAAAAAGAGGATTGAGGCTCCACCCCACATCTTCTCCATCTCTGACAATGCCTATCAGTTCATGCTCACTG atCGTGAGAACCAGTCTATCCTGATCAC CGGAGAATCTGGTGCTGGAAAGACTGTCAACACCAAGCGTGTCATCCAGTACTTTGCAACAATTGCAGCTCTGGGAGCGAAGAAGGCTGAGCCAACACCTGGCAAGATGCAG GGCTCCCTTGAGGACCAAATTGTTGCAGCCAACCCTCTGCTGGAGGCCTATGGTAATGCCAAGACTGTGAGGAATGACAACTCCTCTCGTTTT GGTAAATTCATCAGGATCCACTTTGGCTCTTCTGGAAAGCTAGCTTCAGCTGATATTGAAACAT ATCTGCTGGAGAAGTCCCGTGTCACCTTCCAGTTGTCTGCTGAGAGGAGCTACCATATCTTCTATCAGCTGATGACTGGACACAAGCCTGAGCTCCTGG AGGCTCTTCTGATCACCACCAATCCGTATGACTATCCAATGATCAGTCAGGGTGAAATCACTGTCAAAAGCATCAACGATGTGGAGGAGTTCATTGCAACAGAT ACTGCTATTGACATCTTGGGCTTCACCGCTGAAGAGAAAATAGGCATCTACAAGCTGACCGGTGCTGTGATGCATCATGGCAACATGAAATTCaagcagaagcagagagaggagcaggCTGAGCCTGATGGCACTGAGG TGGCTGATAAAATCGCCTATCTCTTGGGCCTGAACTCAGCTGATATGCTGAAAGCTCTGTGCTATCCAAGAGTCAAGGTCGGCAATGAGATGGTCACCAAAGGTCAGACCGTCCCACAg GTCAACAATGCTGTCAGCGCTCTGTGCAAGTCTATCTATGAGAAAATGTTCTTGTGGATGGTCATCCGTATCAATGAGATGCTGGACACAAAGCAGCCAAGACAGTTCTTCATTGGAGTGTTGGACATCGCTGGATTTGAGATCTTTGAT TTCAACAGCTTGGAGCAACTCTGCATCAACTTCACCAATGAGAAACTGCAACAGTTCTTCAACCACCACATGTTTGTCCTGGAGCAAGAGGAGTACAAGAAAGAAGGTATTGAATGGGAGTTCATTGACTTCGGCATGGACTTGGCTGCCTGCATTGAGCTTATCGAGAAG CCAATGGGCATATTCTCCATCCTTGAAGAGGAGTGCATGTTCCCCAAGGCCTCTGATACAACTTTCAAGAACAAGCTGCATGATCAGCATCTTGGCAAGACCAAGGCCTTTGAGAAGCCAAAGCCTGGAAAGGGCAAAGCTGAGGCTCACTTTGCTCTGGTTCACTATGCTGGTACAGTGGACTACAACATCACTGGCTGGCTGGACAAGAACAAGGACCCACTGAATGACTCAGTTGTTCAGCTGTACCAGAAGTCTGCAAACAAACTGCTGTCCTTCCTGTATGCAGCCCATGCCGGAGCAGAGG AGGCTTCTGGTGGTGGCGGTGGCAAGAAGGGTGGCAAGAAGAAGGGTGGCTCCTTCCAGACTGTGTCTGCTCTTTTCAGA GAGAACTTGGGCAAACTGATGACCAACTTGAGGAGCACTCATCCTCATTTTGTCCGTTGCTTGATTCCCAACGAGACAAAGACCCCAG GTCTTATGGAGAACTTCTTGGTCATCCACCAGCTGAGGTGTAATGGTGTGCTGGAGGGCATCAGAATCTGCAGAAAGGGCTTCCCCAGCAGGATCCTCTACGGTGACTTCAAGCAGAG ATACAAAGTATTGAATGCCAGTGTCATCCCTGAGGGACAGTTCATTGACAACAAGAAAGCTTCAGAGAAGCTGTTGGGCTCCATTGATGTGGACCACACTCAGtacaagtttggacacactaAA GTGTTCTTCAAAGCTGGTCTGCTGGGTACCCTTGAGGAGATGAGAGATGAGAAACTGGCTTCACTGGTGACCATGACTCAGGCTCTCTGCAGAGGATATGTCATGCGGAAGGAGTTTGTAAAGATGATGGAGAGGAG AGAATCTATCTACTCCATCCAGTACAACATCCGCTCATTCATGAATGTGAAGAACTGGCCATGGCTGAAGCTGTACTTCAAGATCAAGCCTCTTCTGAAGAGTGCTGAGACTGAGAAGGAGTTGCAGCAGATGAAGGATAACTATGATAAGATGCAGTCAgatctggctgctgctttgGCCAAGaagaaggagctggaggagaagatggTTTCTCTCCTGCAGGAGAAGAAtgacctgcaactccaagtggCTGCA GAAGTTGAGAATCTCTCTGATGCTGAGGAAAGGTGTGAGGGGCTCATTAAGAGCAAGATCCAGCTCGAGGCCAAACTCAAAGAGACATCTGAGAGactggaggatgaagaggaaatCAATGCTGAGCTGACTGCCAAGAAGAGGAAGTTGGAGGATGAATGCTCTGAGCTGAAGAAGGACATTGATGACTTGGAGCTCACCTTGGCTAAAGTGGAGAAGGAGAAACATGCCACAGAAAACAAG GTGAAAAACCTGACAGAGGAAATGGCCACTCAAGATGAATCTATTGCCAAGCTGACCAAGGAGAAGAAAGCCCTCCAAGAGAGCCATCAGCAGACACTGGATGACCTCCAGGCAGAGGAAGACAAAGTCAACACTCTGACCAAGGCCAAGACAAAGCTGGAACAGCAAGTGGACGAT CTTGAGGGCTCACTGGAGCAAGAGAAGAAGCTCCGCATGGACCTTGAGAGAGCCAAGAGGAAGCTTGAGGGAGATCTGAAACTGGCCCAGGAATCCATAATGGATCTGGAGAATGACAAGCAGCAATCTGATGAGAAAATCAAGAA GAAGGACTTTGAGACCAGTCAGCTCCTCAGCAAGATTGAAGATGAACAGTCCCTTGGTGCTCAGCTTCAGAAGAAGATCAAGGAACTCCAg GCTCGCATtgaggagctggaggaagagATTGAGGCTGAGAGGGCTGCTCGGGCTAAGGTGGAGAAGCAGAGAGCTGATCTGTCCAGGGAGCTTGAGGAGATCAGTGAGAGGCTTGAGGAGGCTGGTGGAGCAACAGCTGCTCAGATTGAGATGAACAAGAAGCGTGAGGCTGAGTTTCAGAAGTTGCGTCGTGACCTTGAAGAGTCAACCCTGCAGCACGAATCTACTGCAGCAGCTCTCCGCAAGAAGCAGGCTGACAGCGTGGCAGAGCTGGGAGAGCAGATCGACAACCTTCAGCGTGTCAAGCAGAagctggagaaggagaagagcGAGTACAAGATGGAGATTGATGACCTCTCCAGCAACATGGAGGCTGTTGCCAAATCAAAG GGCAACTTGGAGAAAATGTGCCGAACTCTTGAGGACCAGCTGAGTGAGTTGAAGGCCAAAAATGACGAGAACGTTCGCCAACTGAACGACATCAATGCACAGAGGGCCAGACTTCAGACAGAGAATG GTGAGTTCTCTCGCCAGCTTGAGGAGAAGGAAGCTCTTGTTTCCCAGCTGACCAGAGGCAAACAGGCCTTCACCCAGCAGATTGAGGAGCTCAAGAGGCACATTGAGGAAGAAGTGAAG GCAAAGAACGCCCTGGCCCATGGTGTTCAGTCAGCTCGCCATGACTGTGATCTGCTCAGAGAGCAGtttgaggaggagcaggaggccaaggctgagctgcagagaggaatGTCCAAGGCCAACAGCGAGGTGGCTCAGTGGAGAAGCAAATATGAGACTGATGCTATCCAGCGCACTGAGGAGCTGGAGGACGCAAA GAAAAAACTTGCCCAGCGCCTACAGGACGCCGAGGAATCCATTGAGGCTGTGAACTCCAAGTGTGCCTCTTTGGAGAAGACCAAGCAGAGGCTGCAGGGTGAGGTGGAGGACCTCATGATTGACGTCGAGAGAGCAAACGCTCTGGCTGCCAACCTTGACAAGAAGCAGAGGAACTTTGATAAG GTCCTGGCAGAATGGAAGCAGAAGTATGAGGAGGGCCAGGCAGAACTGGAGGGAGCCCAGAAGGAGGCTCGTTCTCTCAGCACTGAGTTGTTCAAGATGAAGAACTCCTATGAGGAGGCTCTGGATCACTTGGAGACCATGAAGAGAGAGAACAAGAACCTGCAAC AGGAGATCTCAGATCTGACTGAGCAGATCGGCGAGACTGGAAAGAGCATCCATGAGCTGGAAAAAGCCAAGAAGACTGTTGAGACTGAGAAATCTGAAATCCAGTCAGCACTGGAGGAAGCTGAA GGCACCCTGGAGCATGAGGAGGCCAAGATTCTCCGTGTTCAGCTTGAGCTGAACCAGGTCAAAGGTGAGGTGGACAGGAAGCTGGCAGAGAAGGATGAGGAGATGGAACAGATCAAGAGGAACAGCCAGAGGGTGATTGACTCCATGCAGAGCAATCTTGATGCTGAGGTCAGGAGCAGGAATGATGCCCTGAGAGTCAAGAAGAAGATGGAGGGAGACCTGAATGAGATGGAGATTCAGCTGAGCCATGCCAACAGGCAGGCTGCTGAGTCCCAGAAACAACTGAGGAACGTCCAGGGACAGCTCAAG GATGCTCAACTGCACCTTGATGATGCTGTCAGAGGACAGGAAGACATGAAGGAGCAGGTTGCCATGGTGGAGCGCAGGAATGGTCTGATGGTGGCTGAGATTGACGAGCTGAGAGCCGCTCTGGAGCAGACCGAGAGAGGACGCAAAGTGGCTGAGCAGGAGTTGGTTGATGCTAGTGAGCGTGTCGGCCTGCTTCACTCTCAG AACACCAGCCTTCTGAACACCAAGAAGAAGTTGGAGTCTGACCTCGTCCAGGTCCAGGGTGAGGTGGATGATGCTGTTCAGGAAGCAAGAAACGCTGAGGACAAAGCCAAAAAGGCTATCACTGAT GCTGCCATGATGGCtgaggagctgaagaaggagCAGGACACCAGCGCTCACCTggagaggatgaagaagaacCTGGAGGTCACAGTCAAGGACCTGCAGCACCGTCTGGATGAGGCTGAGAACCTGGCCATGAAGGGTGGCAAGAAGCAGCTCCAGAAACTGGAGTCCAGG GTGCGTGAGCTTGAAACTGAAGTTGAAGGTGAGCAGAGACGTGGAGCTGAT